In Porites lutea chromosome 7, jaPorLute2.1, whole genome shotgun sequence, a single window of DNA contains:
- the LOC140944733 gene encoding uncharacterized protein, translating to MAQWSEHSPPTSVRQTNAGINAMNSCRTLEMSNYHMFEGKRLQNHVIRSVGVIDGDTCGLFCFEESNCVSFNFKKSTSQCELNNSTFEGQEDKMETNSDYFYQGAKNACLKTHCKNKATCQTGFTDKGYHCLCTVGFKGEYCDIDIDECAAGTHNCSTNTFCTNNEGSYNCTCNPGYYGDVENCEPVSSCKDIFDKNISNESKAYPLVVEAEVIDVYCHMTMASTSNGECGDGGWTLIMKIDGNQQTFHYTSAYWQDKNTFNVDGGKTGFDSQETKLPSYWNTSFSKICLGMKINSQISFIEITKSASSLYSLMADGQYRSTSLGRDKWKSVVGPDASLQVNCNMEGFNAACTRTGRSKARIGIVGNDENDCWSCNSRIGFGTGGEHDDSNTCGNDAMYSSLDNGDQHIKAMGYILVQ from the exons ATGGCGCAGTGGTCAGAGCACTCACCTCCCACCAGTGTGAGACAGACAAATGCTGGGATCAATGCCATGA ACTCATGTCGTACACTGGAGATGAGCAACTACCATATGTTTGAAGGCAAACGTTTACAAAATCACGTGATTCGCAGCGTTGGCGTTATTGATGGGGATACCTGTGGGTTATTTTGCTTCGAAGAATCAAACTGCGTCAGTTTCAACTTTAAGAAGTCAACAAGCCAATGTGAACTGAATAACTCCACTTTTGAAGGACAAGAGGATAAGATGGAGACAAACTCGGATTATTTTTATCAAGGAGCCAAA AACGCATGCTTGAAAACCCATTGCAAGAACAAAGCCACCTGTCAAACAGGTTTTACAGACAAAGGATACCACTGTTTGTGTACCGTTGGGTTTAAAGGAGAGTACTGTGACATCG ACATTGATGAGTGCGCCGCAGGTACACACAACTGTAGTACGAATACGTTCTGCACCAATAACGAAGGATCTTACAACTGCACTTGTAATCCGGGATATTACGGAGATGTAGAGAACTGTGAACCGG TTTCATCCTGCAAGGACATCTTTGACAAGAATAT ATCCAATGAAAGCAAAGCGTACCCACTTGTTGTGGAAGCTGAGGTTATTGACGTTTACTGTCACATGACCATGGCTTCGACTTCAAATGGAGAATGCGGTGATGGTGGATGGACGCTGATCATGAAGATTGATGGCAATCAG CAAACGTTCCACTACACCTCTGCATACTGGCAAGataaaaacacctttaatgTTGATGGAGGCAAGACTGGATTCGACTCACAGGAGACAAAACTTCCCTCCTACTGGAACACATCCTTCTCAAAGATCTGCCTCGGAATGAAGATCAACAGCCAGATCAGTTTTATCGAAATCACTAAGAGCGCCAGTTCCCTGTATTCACTGATGGCTGATGGGCAATACCGCAGCACCTCACTGGGTCGTGACAAGTGGAAGTCCGTAGTTGGTCCCGATGCTTCCTTACAGGTCAACTGTAACATGGAAGGTTTTAATGCAGCGTGTACCCGGACAGGACGATCTAAAGCAAGAATCGGTATAGTAGGTAATGATGAAAACGATTGCTGGTCCTGTAACTCCAGGATCGGCTTTGGCACTGGAGGAGAACACGACGACTCTAACACATGTGGAAACGACGCTATGTACAGCAGTTTGGATAATGGTGACCAGCATATCAAGGCTATGGGATACATTTTGGTTCAATGA
- the LOC140944732 gene encoding uncharacterized skeletal organic matrix protein 5-like: MHYRPRINAAFESKDCGAHVDECATGASKCPANTFCTNNEGSYNCTCNPGYYGDVENCEPISTCKDIFDKNISSEDKAYPLVVEDEVINVYCHMTMGTTGNGACGNGGWTLVIKMDGNQRTFHYTSTLWQDKDTFNVNGGRTGFDSQETKLSSYWNTSFSKICLGMKINNQVNFIQITESASSLNSLIADGQYRPTSLGRNTWFSLIASGASFNENCNKEGFNTECTYADRSKARIGILGNNENDCTSCNSRVGFGTGGKNDDSNTCGNHASSQNIKAFGYIFVQ; this comes from the exons ATGCATTATcgtcctcgaataaacgccgcatttgAATCAAAAGATTGTGGCGCTC ATGTAGACGAGTGCGCCACTGGAGCAAGCAAGTGTCCTGCCAATACGTTCTGCACAAATAACGAAGGATCTTACAACTGTACTTGTAATCCGGGATACTATGGAGATGTAGAAAACTGTGAACCGA TTTCGACGTGTAAGgacatttttgacaaaaacat TTCCAGTGAGGACAAAGCATACCCACTGGTTGTGGAGGACGAGGTGATCAACGTCTACTGTCATATGACCATGGGTACGACTGGTAATGGCGCATGCGGTAATGGTGGATGGACGCTGGTTATCAAAATGGATGGTAACCAG CGAACGTTCCACTACACTTCTACGCTTTGGCAAGACAAAGACACCTTTAACGTCAATGGAGGGAGGACTGGGTTTGACTCTCAAGAGACAAAACTTTCCTCCTACTGGAACACATCCTTCTCCAAAATTTGCCTCGGTATGAAGATCAACAACCAGGTCAATTTTATTCAAATCACCGAGAGCGCCAGTTCCTTGAATTCACTTATCGCCGATGGACAATACCGTCCTACTTCACTGGGTCGTAACACGTGGTTTTCACTGATTGCCTCTGGTGCCTCCTTCAATGAAAACTGTAACAAGGAAGGGTTCAACACCGAGTGCACCTACGCAGACCGCTCCAAAGCAAGAATCGGTATTCTTGGTAACAATGAAAACGACTGTACTTCATGTAACTCCAGGGTTGGGTTTGGTACTGGCGGAAAAAATGACGACTCCAACACATGTGGAAACCACGCTTCCAGCCAAAACATAAAGGCCTTTGGGTATATATTTGTGCagtaa